tataaattattgaCATATTTATGCTagtttaggttaggataagatagaatgggttaggttaggtaggggtggttaggttcggtcatatatctacattagttttaagtcAAATTAAACAAAAGTaactcatacatcatgaaatggatagctttatcatttgataagaaaaatttagaaaaatatattaattcatgaaaacttggcttattaggcaaatcgggtcttgcatagtaggccaagatgtgcattttggctactaggtacaacatatatatacatatatatatatcgtacctagtaaccattgCGTTATTTATTAATCTTCAAAATAAAAAGCATCTAAGAATTAAATTATTCATGAATATGTGTCATTTAATAAGACCGAAATAGATAGCAATAATTTTGGCCCGACCCTTTTGCTTATGTTTCATGAGATGAGGTAccaggcggtgcccgggtctaccTCATAAAGGTGCGCCATTTTAGTGTTTAGAACCCAGTTCTCACATCGACTCAGGCAACTGCTTCATTATGTATTACAAGTTATTATGTATTATGTCAGTTTTTATCACCTCAGTACAACATGTCAGTATGTATAATCCCCAGATCATGTGTCACAtactattattatttattctgtAAGTATGTATCATGTATCACCTTTCAGTATGTATCATGAGTCAAAATGCATCATCTGTCAATGTGTATGACATGTAAGAATGTATCAGGTCAGTATGTATCACTTGTCAATATCCATCACATGTCAGTGTTCATCATGTATAATCTATGTTACAAGACGTCAAATCTCAGTTAGGTTTTTAAATGGACTTGTAAGACAGTGCGGGTTAGTGAGGGGGGAGGTGAAGGCATCTCTCAGGTGGAGTGGGTTGTGCCGGCAGATAAACAGCAATTCGATGACgtcgttaaaatatattttccctGATAAGGCGCTATTATATTGAGTAATTTTTTTCCTGAGATCATGCTTTATGTTTTACACTGTATGATATTCAAGTTGGATAACTCAGTGGTGGAGAGATTAGCTGTGAGCTTGCTCCGTGATGAAAATTTACAACAGAAGTTggatctctctctcaccccctcacagCCGAAATAACTCACTATGAATGGACATTGCTTTTACCAGTACCTACGTCTGAAACAGGCACCCATCTAGACCCAGTTGCCTTTTACATTGCAATGATCATCTACTTTCATGACCTTAGTTCACACCAAGTACAAGTGTATTGGCTttcgctttgatgtccatagggaatggaaaggatgggggaagtagagggatggggagatgaaattcaggaagaggatgtatTGGCCATAACTCTATAGGTGGAAGGTGACCAATATGGCTTGCATAGTGTCAAATTTGGAAGCTCCAAGGTTCATATACATGACAAAATGACGTTAGTTGTATCCGTAAGTGATGGAGGTTTTGTCACAGCCCAGTGGGCAGTGTGTAGAGAACTTCAATTTCATCATGCGTAAATTCTTGAAAAGTAATCCTATCTCGCCCAGATAGGATTACATTTTGTCCTAAGAAGAATTGTATGCAACTCGTGTGGGACTTCACATGCATTTCCACCATTTCTGACATTTTTATCTCATATACAATGAAATCGCATGAACGTGATGTATCAGTGATAAAATCAGTAAGAACCACGAAGAGGAATCGTACCTATGATAGGCTTCTCCCAAGGAAACGGCTTAGACTATTACACTACGATATCgtcaaaagcaatgcaacctgagATTCAACTCATTGTTTCCATGCGGCTTTCCTCATCTATAGTGCAGACATCTTTCTCACCCACAGCCCCTATTCCATAATATATTACTGAATGAGGTCGAAAGGGTGAGATCAATGGTTCTAATAACGAATCTTCAatatttttcttacattttttttcactttggaaggaagttgaaaaaataACTCTTTAAAGctcatatttgaattttttttggcCTGACGCTAAGAGATAGATTTGTTAACTTTTGTTAACATTGTCAAATGCAGAATTCGAATGATTAcatggtgattgattgatgaagattaaaccaccacaTGAAGTGGCACAAGCAAGAGTGGTCATATGGGGCAGATATTTGGAGTGAATGTTGAATTTGGTTGAATAATGTCTTTATGTGTCTCTGGGTCTGAATGGATTAcatattgatgaagattaagccacccaagaggtggcacgggcatgaatagctcgtaagattACATAGTTTCAAGCTGCTTGACATATATATTACATAGTTTCTGCAGCATtatatatggtgagcccgtagcttacctggcacagaagcggggcaagtagcgcgggctatggtgagcccgtagcggacttacctggcacaggagcggtgctcgaTGAGAGGAAGGTGTAGCAACTCACTTATATCTCAACTGTATCTTGTCACTCTCCAGTTTACATGATGGTTGGTGCAATATGTTGTGTTTCGTTGTGCTCTGGAAGTTGGCAGTGTAATTTGGTGCTAGTTGGCTATTGATATGTGGCTTGGTTTGCTTGATGGATAATGCCTCGCCGGTGTCCAGTCTTCTGTTATCGCTGTATCTGCCGATTATTTTGGTATTATTTGTGAGTATAtcactggtgatggtctggttatgtatagagattatatgtttttctttttaagTAATTGCTGCTTGTGCATTGTTAGACGCCTTGaaagggatgttgttgtcttgtctatatactgaatTCGTTGGTGCTGATAGTTCCAGAGAGGACAGGTGACGTCATACAGGACATGTGTCTCTTTCAAGGGGTCTTGTTTGGAGTCTGGGGAGTTCTTCATGGTCAAGATGGCAGTTTTCTTGCTACTAAAATATATTATTAGTGCAATCATCTCGTTGGTGCGAGTAGGGGGTCAAATTGGCATTGATATTATTTTaaatgactctctctctctctctctctcttccgttCTGTGGGTTATGGAGAAGACGTTCATATAGAATATTTTAATAGTCCGGACCAATAATTTACTGTTGTCTGTTATATCTGAAATCGACTGGTGCCTCACATTCCTTAAGATGATTTCCTCGACATATCCATTAGATTATGCATTATTGATCAATACTTGCTTTAATCTACTGAGTTCCTCGTCAACCTACTTCCATCTGGAGCCGCATGTGAGGGAACGGTTCACCTATTCATTTACAACATTCGAGAACTGGGAAAAACATGATGATCCATAACCGTTGCTCAAAGCGTCTACTGCTATTATGTTCAATTGAAACTGTAGATAAACATTTTCTTTGCTGTCGTTATTATTCATAGAATATTACACTTAAATataaaaaagagggacttacaagAGATTGAATTTGTAtctatttatttacaatattcTATAACATGACCCACATGACAAGTAGTTTCTGAACCAGTAACATACAATATACAACAAAAAtgtgaccaaatcacacactatgACATTattacttagcacactttagttgATTAATATAGCACTTATTTTCCATACCCTCCACCTCCATAGCCGCCACCGCCATCACCTCCATGGCCGCCACCACCTCCGTGgccgccaccactgtcacctCCTTGGCCTCCTCCACCGCCACCTCCATGGCCTCCTCCACCGCCAGCTCCATGGTCTCCAAGGCTGAAACTACTGGATGATGACCCAGCTCCATAACCTCCGCCAACACCGCCTCcaaagctgccaccgccacctccaccaccactggtaccacctccaccaccgccactaccaccaccaccgccaccacctccatGGCCTCTAAAACTGAAACCGCTGGTTGAAGATCCATCATTATAACCACCTCCACGACCTCCAAAGAAACcatggccgccaccaccagcacctccatagctgccacctccaccacctctgtggccaccgccaccaccacctccatggccacctccacctcctcctccatgaCCTCCTCCAACGCCTCCGAGGCTAGAACTACTGGATGATGAACCAGTTCCATAACCTCCGCTACCATCGCCTCCATAGCCGCCACCGTCACCTCCACCGCCTCCATGACCTCCAAAACTGAAGCCGCTGGTAGAAGAAGCACCAGAATAACCGCCGCTGCCGCTTCCGCCACCCCCACCAaggccgccaccacccccaccaaggcCGCCACCACctccatggccaccaccacctccatggccGCCACCGCTTCCTCcatagccgccaccaccgcctccATGTCCACCTGGCTGGGCCAAGCCAGATACGGCCAGCATAGCTAAAGCCAAGGACACTAACACCAACTTCTGAAATTGTATCAACATTCATTAATATTGTGATGTTACTTCAGGAGCAACTGAATATAAAATTGGAAGCGAACATAATATAGTTTTAATTTGTGATAAAATGGATCGCAGAAAATTAATAGTTCATGTTAAGTGAAGTTTTCCAGGATTTTGAATGTAATTAAAGCTTGTTTTATTTGGTTGAGTAATATTGAGGAATAATTGCATATATAGGCAAGGTTTGATTACTATGTAAGCTTcagataaaataaaatgaaaacaaatgttaaacatatttattaatcaTCCAAATAAAAAATATCAAAGAATTAAACTTTTCATAAATATGTGTTATTTAATTTGACCGAAATAGATAGCAATGATTCTGGCGCGAATCTTTCCCCTATGTCTTATGAGATGAGGTAccaggcggtgcccgggtctaccTCATAAAGTTGTGCAATTTTAGTGCTGGGAACCCAGTACTTACGTCGACTCAAGTAACTGCTTCATTATGAATTTCAAGTTATTATGTATTATGTGTCAATTTTTATCACCTCAGTATGACATGCTAACATGTATAATCCTCCAATCATGTATCACATACTATTTTGTTTAGCCTATAAGTATGAATCATGTATCACCTTCCAGTATGTATCACGTGTCAAAATGAATCATCTGTCAAAGTGTATAACCTGTAATAATATATCAGGTCAGTATGTATCATCTGTCAATAGCCATCACATGTCAGTGTTCATCATGTATAACATATGTGAGAAGACGTCACATCTCTGTACAGTTTTTATCTGGACTTGTAAGACAGTGGGGGTTAGTGCGGGTTTGttaggcggggggggggaggcatcTGTTAGGTGGGGTGGGTTGTGCCGACAGGTAAACAGCAATGCGATGACGTCGTTAAAATGTATTTTACCTGACAAAGCGAAATTATAATGAGTAAAattgttattatattttttcGTGAGAAAATTCGGGAAGTTTTATAATGTATAATATTCAGGTTGGATAACTCAGTGGTGGAGAGAATAGCTGAAAGCTTGCTCCGTGCTGAAAAATTACAACAGAAGTTGGAtctgtctctcccctcacagcCGAAATAACTAATATGTATGGACATTGCATTTACCAGAACCTACGTCTGCAGCAGATACCCATCTACACCCAGTTGCCTTTCACGTTGCAATGATCATCCACTTTCATAACCTTAGTTCACACCAAGTACATGTGTATTGGCTACAAGTGTATAGGTAGAAGGTGACCAATATGGCTTGAATAGTGTCAAATTTGGAAGCTCCAAGGTTGATATACATGACAAAATGACGATAGTGGTATCGTTAAGAGGTGGAGGGTTTGCCACAGCCCAGTGgcaagcagagagagaacctcgatTTCATCATGCCTAATTTTCTGAAAGGCTTGAACTCGTCCAGATAGGATTACATTTTGTCCTTAGAAGAATTGTACGCAACTCGTGTGGGACTTCACGTGCATTTCCACCTTTTCTGACACTTTTATCTGATACACAATGACAtcgcattaacgtgatgtatcagtgaGACAATAAGTAAGAGCCACGAAGATGATTAGAACCTATGATTTACCTGTTCCCAAGGAGACGCCTTAGACCATTACACCACGACATATTCAAAAACAATGCAACCGAAGATTCAACTCATTGTTTCCATGCCGCTTTCCTCATTTATAATGCTGACATGCTTTCTCACCTACTGTTCCTATTCTATAATATATTACTGAATGTGATCGAAAGggtgagatcaatgattctagtaACGAATCTTCTCAATTTATCTTACATTTGTCTTCATTTGGGAAGGAAATTGAAAAATTATCgttccaaaactcatttttgcAGTTTTATTTTGCCTGACGCGAAGAGATGCGTTTCATTGACTTTTGTTAACATTGTTATATGCAGAGTTCAAATGATTAcattgtgattgattgattgatgaagattaaaccaccaaaGGAGGTGGCACATGCATGAGTAGCCATAGGGGGCAGATATTTGGAGTGAATGTGGAATTTGGTCTAATAATGTCTTGATATGTCTCTTGGTCTGAATGGATTACAtattgatgaaaattaagccagctaagaggtggcatgggcatgaatagcccgtaagattaCATAGTTTCTTGCTGCTAGACATATATAgtacatagtttttttgctgcattatctggagcatgaatagtgggtgctcaacattgcaaacagaattatatgccctgaaggaggcaataaactatacaattgagaataatttacatgatgtcatcattcatacagactctaaatcttcgctccaggcattgttatccagtcagcacagagataatatacaactcctcacagaaattcaacatataggaaaagatgcccataatcgagggctgtcaatcaccctaaattggataccaagtcacattggcataaatggtaatgaaaaggcagactcactagcaaaaactgccactgctctacctgttgtacaggttcaaatacctccaagtttctcacagataaaggagcaaatcaagaagaaaatattctcaactatcaaaagtcgccacagagccaaagtagcggaaggaagatccactgcgatatggtacaaacaagccactggttactcctctttcaagcctggcaaaaagatatccagagacattgcagtagccatacacagactcagacttggttacaagtgctgctggggggtaatgaacccaacagttaaagagtgtcacatctgtggaactgaagcagaggcgccactattgcactacttactggaatgtgaagctactgaagccctgcgcattaaactcaacattaatccaacgacagcagctgcattagatgcacattccaccgcgactacaatgattagaaaagctgttgaggaatgggactcattagtgagcattctgcatctacatccgccaccaagataatgttaataaaacaagattaaaaccagtgcactaaaacagaagcgataaataatcaAGGAAAAAGGAGAcatcccctcctccattttaaacttagacccaaatatcacaggaaaaaggttatcatgtataaccaaactcaattacgggctcaccatagcccgtgctacatggacacttcgtcctgagtagctaaatctttaacaacaacaacaacaacatcctgcattatatatatataccagaggATGAGGTAAAGGAAAGTACAGGAAGGTGAAGCCACTCACTAATATCTCCACTGTATCATGTCACTCTCCTGTTTACATGATGGTTGGTGCAATATGTTGTGTTTCGTTATGTTCTAGAAGTTGGCAGTGTAATTTGGTGCTAGTTGGCTTTTGACATGTGGCTTGGTTTGCTTAATGGATAATGCCTCGCCGAAgtccagtcttctgttgtcgCTGTATCTGCCAATTATTTTGGTATTGTTTGTGCGTATATCTctgatgatggtctggttatgtatagagattatatgttttttcttttcaaGAAATTGCTGCTTGTGCATTGTTAGACGCCGTGaaagggatgttgttgtcttgtctatatactgaatTTGTTCGTGCTGATAGTTCCGGAGAGGACAGGTGACGTCTACACGACATGTGTCTCTTTCAAGGGGTCTTGTTTGGAGTCTGGGGAGTTCTTCATGATCAAGATGGCAGTTTTCTTGCTACTAAAATATATTATTAGTGCAATCATCTCGTTGGTGCGAGTAGGGGTCAAATTGGCATTGATATTATTTTacatgactctctctctctctcttccgttCTGTGGGTTATGGAGAAGACGTTCATATAGAATATTTTAATAGTACGGACCAATAACTTTCTGTTGTCTGTTATATCTGAAGTCGACTGGTGGCTCACATTCCTTAAGATGATTTCCTCGACATATCCATCAGATTATGCATTATTGAACAATACTTGCTTTAATCTACAGAGTTCCTCGTCAACCTACTTCCATCTGGAGCTGCATGTGAGGGAACGGTTCACCTATTCATTTACAACACCCGAGAACTGGGAAAACATTATGATCCATAACCGTTGCTCAAAGCGTCTACTGCTATTATGTTCAATTGAAATTTGAGATAAACATTTTCTTTGCTGTCGTTATTATTCATAGAATATTACACTAAAATATAAAAAAGAGGGATTTACAAGAGattgaatttgtatttatttatttacaatattCTATAACATGACCCACATGACAATTAGTTAATGAACCAGTAACATACAATACACAACAAAAATGTGACCAAGTCACACACTATGACATTattacttagcacactttagttgATTAATATAGCACTTATTGTCCATACCCTCCACCTCCgtggccgccgccaccgccaccacttccgtggccgccaccaccgccaactCCATGGCCTCCTCCAACACCAACTCCAAGGTCTCCAAGGCTGAAACTACTGGATGATGACCCAGCTCCATAACCTCCGCCAATACCTCCTCCAAAGCTCCCACCGCCACCTCcattgcctccaccaccaccacctccaccgccgccacctccatGGCCTCTAAAACTGAAACCGCTGGTAGAAGATCCACCATTATAACCACCTCCACGACCTCCAAAGAAACCAtggccaccaccagcagcacctccatagtagccacctccaccacctccttggccaccgccaccaccatggccgcctccgccaccaccaccgcctccatgACCTCCAAAACTGAAGCCGGTAGAAGAAGCACCAGAATAACCGCCGCTGCCGCTTCCGCCACCCCCACCAaggccgccaccacccccaccaaggcCGCCACCACctccatggccaccaccacctccatggccGCCACCGCTTCCTCcatagccgccaccaccgcctccATGTCCACCTGGCTGGGCCAAGCCAGATACGGCCAGCATAGCTAAAGCCAAGGACACTAACACCAACTTCTGAAATTTAATCAACATTCATTAATATTGTGATGTTACTTCAGGAGCAACTGAATATAAAATTGGAAACGAACATAATATAGTTTTAATTTGTGATAAAATGGATCGCAGAAAATTAATAGTTCATGTTTAAGTAAAGTTTTCTAGGATTTTGAAAGTAATTAAGTCAATGTGACGAGATTATTATACTACATATTCTTTATgtcaactgtgtgagcaatgcaaATATATGGGATATATTTACAATACAATTTACAAATAAATTTTCAAATAATGTGCACCTTAGCTGGTTAAAATGGTTCTTCAAACACTCAGTACTTAAATTATTACTCTCCTTATAAATATATAACTCTCCAGATATATGTTGAGCCTCAGATCACAGGGGATTTCTTTTGTGTTACAtcatattaattatattatataatgaaTACTCTGAGGCTGCTTTTGAACAGTGAACATGTTGTTGTATTTCGAAGATGTAGAAGGTCGTTACATGTAAGACTCATCTTGACATGAACAAACAACTTAAAGATTGTTAAAATTACTGGAACAATGTAGTTTACTCTGATATGCTTTTATCCGCGCTGAGAATTCGCTGAAGATGTAAGAGCCCATCAGCGAATGTAAGGAAGTCCTGCAGTGATTAACCTCGACACACAACATTGTAAACACATGCACCAGACACAAGCGCACTGCTCAGGAGACGTAGAGCAGCACTCTAGGTAGTTGTTATTTACGGGGTCGAAAATTTATGGAAGACTCAAGAGAAGAGTAGTTTAATCTTTTATGATCTTACCATATTGGTGTTGACTGGACCAAGTTCCGTCACGAACTGGATGATGAGATATGTTCCCgagacgttatatactagcaccaGCATCCCGTCGCCAGGGCCTTGACAACCCAAGCAACTGATTTCAATGTTATATTATCATTCTTGTTTCGTCATTTATTCGCTCAATAAAATATTTAATAGCAATGAGAGATGGCACGCTACAAACGTTGCGCGAAAGGTCTTCTGCTATAATTGTCttgaaaaaatgtatatatagtaTTCCCGCCTGCTGCAATAGATGTTTAGTTATAAAATGAATTATGTTAATTTTTCAAGTATTCCTGACATTATGAAAAGTTTACTTAAAGCTTGTTTTATTTGGTTAAGTAATATTGAGGAATAATTGCATATATAGGCAAGTTCTGAATACTATATAAGCTtcagttaaaattaaaaaaatgaatatattaaacatatttattaatctTCAAAACATAAAGCATCAATGAATTAAACTTTTCATGAATATGTgttatttaatatgaccgaaataGATAGCAATGATTCTGGCTCGAATCTTTTGACTATGTCTTATGAGATGAGGTACCAGGTGGTGCCCGGGTCTACCTCATAAAGTTGCGCAATTTTAGTGCTGGGAACCCAGTTTTTACGTCGACTCAAGCAACTGCTTCATTATGTATTTCAAGTTATTATGTATTATTTGTCAATTTTTATCACCTCAGTATGACATGCTAACATGTATAATCCTCCAATCATGTATCACATACAATTTTGTTTAACCTGAATGTATGAATCATGTATCACCTTCCAGTATGTATCACGTGTCAAAATGAATCATCTGTCAAAGTGTATAACCTGTAATAATATATCAGGTCAGTAAGTATCATCTGTCAATAGCCATCACATGTCAGTGTTCATCATGTATAACATATGTGAGAAGACGTCACATCTCTGTACAGTTTTTATCTGGACTTCTAAGACAGTGGGGGTTAGTGCGGGTTTGTGAAGAGGGGGGGAGGCATCTGTTAGGTGGGGTGGATTCTGCCCGCAGGTAAACAGCAATGCGATGACGTCGTTAAAATGTATGTTCCCTGACAAAGCGAAATTATAATGAgtaaaattttattttattttttcctgagaaaatgtgtgaagttttATAATGTATAATAATCAGGTTGGAAAACTCAGTGGTGGAGAGAATAGCTGAAAGGTTGCTCCGTGCTGAAAAATTACAACAGAAGTTggatctctctctcccttcacagCTGAAATAACTACTATGTATGGACATTGCATTTACCAGAACCTACGTCTGCAGCAGATACCCATCTACACCCAGTTGCCTTTCACGTTGCAATGATCATCCACTTTCATAACCTTAGTTCACACCAAGTACAAGTGTATTGGTCACAAGTGTATAGGTGGAAGGTGAACAGTATGGCTTGCATAGTGTCAAATTTGGAAGCTGAGGTTGATATGCATGACAAAATGACGTTAGTGGTATcgttaaggggcctcgtagcctggtggatagcgcgcaggactcgtaattctgtggcgcgggttcgattcccgcacgaggcagaaacaaatgggcaaagtttctttcaccctgaatgcccctgttacctagcagtaaataggtacctgggagttagtcagctgtcacgggctgcttcctgggggtggaggcctggtcgaggaccgggccgcggggacactaaaaagccccgaaatcatctcaagataacctcaagataagaggtGGAGCTTTTGCCACAGCCCAGtggccagcagagagagaacctcgatTTCATCATGCCTAAATTCCTGAAAGGTCTGAAGTCGCCCATATAGGATTACATTTTGTCCTTAGAAGAATGGATGCAACTCGTGTGGGACTTCACATGCATTTCCACGTTTTCTGATACTTTTATCTGATACTCAATGACAtcgcattaacgtgatgtatcagtgaGACAATAAGTAAGAGCCACGAAGAGGATTAGAACCTATGATCTGGCTGCTCCCAAGGAGACGCCTTAGACCATTACACCACGAAATATTCAAAAACAATGCAACCGAAGATTCAACTCATTGTTTCCAATCCGCTTTCCACATTTATAGTGCCGACATGCTTTCTCACCCACTGATCCGATTCAATAATATATTACTGAATGTGATCGAAAGggtgagatcaatgattctagtaACGAATCTTCACAATTTATCTTATATTTGTCTTCACTTGGGAaggaaattgaaaaattaacGTTCCAAAGCTCATTATTGCAGTTTTATTTAGCCTGACGCTAAGAGATGCGTTTCGTTAACTTTTGTTAACATTGTCAAAAGCAGAGTTCAAATGATTACATCGTgattaattgattgatgaagattaaaccatcaCATGAGGTGGCACAGGCAAGAGTAGCCATAGGGGGCAGATATCTGGAATGAATGTGGAATTCGGTCGAATAATGTCATGATATAACTCTTCGTCTGAATAGATTAcatattgatgaagattaagccacccaagaggttgcatgggcatgaatagcccgtaagattaCATAGTTTTTTGCTGCTAGA
The DNA window shown above is from Procambarus clarkii isolate CNS0578487 chromosome 6, FALCON_Pclarkii_2.0, whole genome shotgun sequence and carries:
- the LOC123754154 gene encoding uncharacterized protein yields the protein MLIQFQKLVLVSLALAMLAVSGLAQPGGHGGGGGGYGGSGGGHGGGGGHGGGGGLGGGGGGLGGGGGSGSGGYSGASSTSGFSFGGHGGGGGDGGGYGGDGSGGYGTGSSSSSSSLGGVGGGHGGGGGGGHGGGGGGGHRGGGGGSYGGAGGGGGGGGSGGGGGGTSGGGGGGGSFGGGVGGGYGAGSSSSSFSLGDHGAGGGGGHGGGGGGGQGGDSGGGHGGGGGHGGDGGGGYGGGGYGK
- the LOC123754155 gene encoding uncharacterized protein — translated: MLVLVYNVSGTYLIIQFVTELGPVNTNMKLVLVSLALAMLAVSGLAQPGGHGGGGGGYGGSGGGHGGGGGHGGGGGLGGGGGGLGGGGGSGSGGYSGASSTGFSFGGHGGGGGGGGGHGGGGGQGGGGGGYYGGAAGGGHGFFGGRGGGYNGGGGGGNGGGGGSFGGGGHGVGGGGGHGSGGGGGGHGGGGYSDNRRLDFGEALSIKQTKPHVKSQLAPNYTANF